From the Acinetobacter wanghuae genome, one window contains:
- the glmM gene encoding phosphoglucosamine mutase, translating to MSYFGTDGIRGKFGVLPITPEFALKLGFAAGKVLKRHSKKAKPLVVLGKDTRLSGYILESALQAGLNAAGVYVHLLGPLPTPAIAHLTRALHASLGIVISASHNPYFDNGIKFFSSEGKKLPDSLQEEINQELEKELMIEDTANLGKSFRVKDANGRYIEFCKSTFPYHLDLNDLTIVVDCANGAAYSVGPSVFRELGAKVIAIHDEPTGLNINDHCGSTHPESLQAAVVKHQADLGIAFDGDADRVVLVDKDGHLIDGDHILYILATQSSNKPAGIVGTLMSNMALELALQKAGVELLRAKVGDRYVLQGLEEKGWSIGGEPSGHILTLDKSTTGDAIIAALQVLTVMVEQKKALHELVADFKLLPNVLVNVRLEAMFDPYAVPALVTEFEKAEAQLKGRGRLLIRKSGTEPVIRVMVEGEDLSEVTTLANSLADAVRRHAA from the coding sequence ATGAGTTATTTTGGTACCGATGGTATTCGCGGAAAATTTGGCGTGCTTCCGATTACGCCTGAGTTTGCTCTCAAGTTAGGCTTTGCAGCGGGGAAAGTACTAAAACGCCATAGTAAAAAAGCGAAACCATTGGTGGTCTTAGGGAAAGATACACGCTTATCGGGTTATATCTTAGAGTCAGCATTACAAGCAGGTTTAAATGCAGCAGGGGTGTATGTACATCTGCTTGGTCCATTGCCAACGCCTGCAATTGCGCATTTAACCCGTGCACTTCATGCCAGTCTAGGTATTGTCATTTCTGCTTCACATAACCCGTATTTTGATAATGGCATTAAATTCTTCTCAAGCGAAGGTAAAAAACTACCCGATAGCCTACAAGAAGAAATCAATCAAGAACTCGAAAAAGAACTCATGATTGAAGATACCGCAAATTTAGGGAAAAGCTTCCGTGTTAAAGATGCCAACGGCCGTTATATCGAATTTTGTAAATCAACCTTCCCATACCATTTAGATCTGAATGATCTCACCATTGTGGTCGATTGCGCCAATGGTGCAGCATATAGTGTTGGACCTTCAGTGTTCCGTGAATTGGGGGCGAAAGTCATCGCTATTCATGATGAACCTACAGGTCTAAATATTAATGATCATTGCGGTTCAACGCATCCAGAAAGCTTACAAGCGGCAGTCGTAAAGCATCAAGCAGATTTGGGTATTGCTTTTGACGGTGATGCTGACCGTGTCGTTTTGGTCGATAAAGATGGTCATCTGATTGATGGTGATCATATTCTTTATATCTTAGCGACACAAAGCTCGAATAAACCTGCGGGTATTGTTGGCACCTTGATGAGTAACATGGCACTTGAACTTGCTTTACAAAAAGCAGGTGTTGAGCTACTGCGTGCCAAAGTCGGTGACCGTTATGTGTTGCAAGGTCTAGAAGAAAAAGGTTGGTCGATTGGTGGTGAGCCATCTGGTCATATCTTAACCTTAGATAAGAGCACGACTGGTGATGCGATTATTGCAGCACTTCAAGTCTTGACGGTAATGGTTGAGCAGAAGAAAGCCCTACACGAATTGGTTGCTGACTTTAAACTCTTGCCAAATGTATTGGTCAATGTCCGCCTAGAAGCCATGTTCGACCCGTATGCAGTACCTGCATTGGTCACTGAGTTTGAAAAAGCTGAAGCACAGCTCAAAGGTCGTGGGCGTTTACTCATTCGTAAATCGGGCACTGAACCTGTGATTCGTGTCATGGTAGAAGGCGAAGATTTATCTGAAGTGACGACACTTGCCAATTCATTAGCTGATGCCGTGCGTCGTCATGCAGCTTAA
- the pdxH gene encoding pyridoxamine 5'-phosphate oxidase codes for MSDVIKDLSELRLSYQKGELHEDQVHANPHEQFLLWFNHALAANLHEPYAMSLATADKKGHPHVRTVLLRGATEDGYAFYTNYDSQKGLDLESNPYAQILFYWAEQERQIRISGRVVKISEEESTDYYHKRPRDSQIAAHISMPQSGVIESREELQQRFQALHDRVEQQAQLDKPEFWGGYRIEPDYYEFWQGRPNRLHDRLSYEKISGVWTLQRLMP; via the coding sequence ATGAGTGATGTGATTAAAGATTTAAGTGAGTTACGCCTGAGTTATCAGAAGGGTGAGCTACATGAAGATCAAGTTCATGCCAATCCACATGAACAGTTTTTATTATGGTTTAACCATGCCTTAGCCGCGAACTTGCATGAACCTTATGCGATGTCACTTGCTACAGCAGATAAAAAAGGTCATCCACATGTGCGTACCGTGTTATTGCGCGGGGCAACTGAAGATGGCTATGCGTTCTACACCAACTATGATAGTCAAAAAGGATTAGATCTTGAGTCTAATCCTTATGCACAAATTCTATTTTATTGGGCAGAACAAGAGCGCCAAATTCGAATTTCAGGTCGTGTGGTCAAAATCTCTGAAGAAGAATCGACAGACTATTACCATAAACGTCCGCGTGATAGCCAAATTGCAGCACATATCAGTATGCCACAAAGTGGTGTGATTGAAAGCCGTGAAGAACTGCAACAGCGCTTCCAAGCTTTACATGATCGCGTCGAACAGCAAGCGCAATTGGACAAACCTGAGTTTTGGGGTGGATATCGTATTGAGCCAGATTATTATGAATTTTGGCAAGGTCGCCCGAATCGTCTACACGACCGTTTAAGCTATGAAAAAATTAGCGGTGTGTGGACATTACAAAGATTGATGCCATAA
- the recJ gene encoding single-stranded-DNA-specific exonuclease RecJ — MPKLEIKQRPFLTRPESFQGMPAFIAEILARRGVESAQELELKLKHLLAPSMKGLSEAIQLIDQAIDQQHKIVIVGDYDADGATSTTLMVLALRDMGAQVEYLVPDRFKYGYGLTPAIADLAFANFTPDLLITVDNGISSHDGVKQAHDHGMQVIITDHHLTTKPTPEAEAVVNPNQLGCEFPSKALAGVGVAFYVLANLSTHRKKLGKSTTQITQYLDLVALGTYADVASLDYNNRILIDSGLKKIQQHFCRPGISALLEIAGRDAASLKAQDLGFVIGPRINAAGRMETMDIGIECLLAKDLATAYPLAEQLNRLNVERRQVESKMKQEALLELEKIQLDDSALPAALIMFEPTWHQGVIGIVAGRLKEQFHRPSIVFACDEDGIHIKGSARSIEGIHIRDAIEMVAEQHPHLISHFGGHAAAAGLTIKKEHFLEFKRAFEVLIGQMDENLFTATLWTDGELPAEAFQIETVDVLQNLSPWGQKFPPPIFDGVFKIMDYRWLKDVHLKLRVGLDNGQIVDAICFNAADKYDFDPMKDTRLVYELDKNVFNGNVSLQMRILHLEQ; from the coding sequence ATGCCAAAACTCGAAATCAAGCAAAGACCATTTCTGACACGCCCTGAATCTTTTCAGGGTATGCCAGCTTTTATTGCTGAAATTCTAGCGCGCCGCGGCGTGGAATCAGCCCAAGAGCTTGAACTTAAACTCAAGCACTTGCTCGCTCCAAGCATGAAAGGTTTGTCTGAGGCGATTCAACTGATTGATCAAGCGATTGATCAGCAGCATAAAATTGTGATTGTCGGTGATTATGATGCGGATGGTGCAACTAGTACCACACTCATGGTCTTAGCACTTCGAGATATGGGCGCACAGGTTGAGTATTTGGTGCCTGATCGTTTTAAATATGGTTATGGCTTAACCCCTGCCATTGCAGATCTCGCTTTTGCCAATTTCACGCCGGATTTACTGATTACTGTAGATAATGGGATTTCCAGTCATGATGGCGTAAAGCAAGCGCACGATCATGGCATGCAAGTGATTATCACTGATCATCATTTGACGACCAAGCCGACACCTGAAGCTGAAGCGGTGGTTAATCCTAATCAGCTCGGTTGTGAATTTCCAAGTAAGGCTTTGGCAGGCGTCGGGGTCGCATTTTATGTGCTTGCGAATTTATCCACGCATCGTAAGAAATTGGGTAAATCGACCACGCAAATCACTCAATATTTGGACTTGGTCGCATTGGGTACTTATGCCGATGTGGCAAGTTTGGATTATAACAACCGTATTTTAATTGATAGTGGTCTGAAAAAAATTCAGCAGCATTTTTGCCGTCCAGGTATCAGTGCATTGTTAGAAATCGCAGGACGCGATGCAGCAAGCCTCAAAGCACAAGATCTCGGCTTTGTGATTGGTCCACGAATTAATGCGGCAGGGCGTATGGAAACCATGGACATTGGCATTGAGTGTTTATTGGCGAAGGATTTGGCAACGGCTTATCCGCTCGCTGAACAGCTCAATCGGCTCAATGTGGAGCGCCGTCAAGTTGAAAGCAAAATGAAGCAAGAAGCCTTGCTTGAGCTTGAGAAAATTCAACTCGATGATAGCGCTTTACCCGCAGCCTTGATTATGTTTGAGCCCACTTGGCATCAGGGCGTGATTGGTATTGTGGCAGGGCGTTTAAAAGAGCAATTTCATCGCCCGAGTATTGTCTTTGCATGTGATGAAGATGGTATTCATATTAAAGGTTCTGCGCGTTCCATCGAAGGCATTCATATTCGTGATGCTATTGAAATGGTGGCGGAGCAACATCCGCATCTCATTAGTCATTTTGGTGGACATGCAGCAGCTGCAGGTCTCACGATTAAGAAAGAACATTTTTTAGAATTTAAACGCGCTTTTGAAGTTCTCATTGGGCAAATGGATGAGAACTTATTTACAGCAACCTTATGGACAGATGGTGAACTGCCTGCGGAAGCTTTTCAGATTGAAACCGTGGATGTACTTCAAAACTTAAGTCCATGGGGGCAAAAGTTCCCACCGCCAATTTTTGATGGCGTCTTTAAAATCATGGATTATCGATGGCTGAAAGATGTGCATTTAAAACTGCGTGTTGGACTTGATAATGGGCAAATCGTGGATGCCATTTGTTTTAATGCTGCGGATAAATATGATTTTGATCCGATGAAAGATACGCGACTGGTCTATGAACTGGATAAAAATGTCTTTAATGGTAATGTCAGTTTACAGATGCGAATTTTGCATTTAGAACAATAA